The region tggcccagccactagatacggggactccagactacaccgtagccgagtgctctctcgtatcaaaatcataaacccaatcgtaaatttcatattcatcatcagctcccagctgagtcatatcaaaactggtgatcacacagtcctattgtcgcccaataggtagcacgttccatcggatcaatactggtttcaaatcaagcatatgcaattcgtatagaaatttcgcatataaaacatacagttcaaataataagcaatataaaataattgcttaaatcaatactttaaaagcaaatcataaaaactcacagaaaacgcttatccaaaaatacatcggggctttagaacgtcaagcttcccgaactactggtccagctgcttcttgccttgccggatctaaaacaaattttaaaacatttgacttgagtTAGAAtcatattctaagattgactctagactcgagactagACACACTGAACtttattaaccgtcgtgctctcacgtgattatcccgataaactgtatcaaactcgtttatggataaaatatcacttttaactcaattctcttttaacctcattaggttaatgtctcacattaatcaattactaatccatttcaaatctcgatatgcgcgtatataattttctcgaaaaactaggtcgattggcgaaaacactgtgcgtacgcacgtctgcctgtgcgattgcacaggggactgtgcgtctgcacggtgtgactgtgcgttcgcacagtcctagcagactgtgcgttcgcacagtcacctgactgtgcgttcgcacagttgactgtgcgttcgcacagttcggATGTGCGACGCACACCCACGGGCTTTTGCCCGAAACTCGATTCCGACGAGCTTCAACGcgccaaaacgctcaaaacgtaTCCAACCcgctatttctaacttcaaaacacccaaatacgatcctataatcaaataaacgataaaatcgtttcgtggcctaaaactttgaatcgatataactcaaaatataatcaacgaaacggtaaaacgtcaagcttaccgtgattacccgtcgaaatacgatcgttttaagttatagaacgtcgaaaacggacgagaaacgaaaaccgcgcgacgaaccgtacgttATCGCCGTTTGAAAGGGATGAacgaagaaggagaagaaggatctggtgattccttcatctgaaggaaatgATATATAacttggctaatttgcactttgatccttgaaacttttcaaaaatttcaatttagtccataacctattcgcgtccaaatttaaAACGATCTCTGATCGATTCagaacttttaccataaatactataaattatttcgcggactttggcgaaataaaatccattacgggatttataaattattttatattaatttctgaagtcaaatccccaaatcccgctaattaacttattaaaatttattttaaattcccgatataattaaattaaattctctttaatttaatttatcggaaatcacgacacgtggcacgacgtaattatcttaaaatattttgcggtATTACATAAATCATTTGAATCCCCACATTGAAGCAAAACTACGTATATAATAGAGGAAGACCTCGAAAAAAAGATCGCTAAAGCATTAAAGAGGATAAAAGCCGAAGAGCTGGATTTAGACGACCTAACACTGAAAGGCACGCTGCCTATCAACCGATATAATAGGTGAGACTATCCCACACAACATGAAACTCCCAGTTCCGACGTTCGACGACGAAGGTGATTCAAGAGACCATACGTCCAAATTCCACGTGACGATGGGTCCACTCAATGTGACGGATGCCATCATGTGTCACGTTTTCCCAACGACTCTCACTGGAACTGCTTAGAGGTGGTTCAACAGGTTGAAGCCTTAATCTATAAAATGAGTTTTTAAACAGGAATGAATTTTTAAACAGGCATTTGACAAACACACCATCCAAGACCACCACTAGCATCCTCAGGTTGGCCAcatcaaatgaatttttaaacaGGCATTTGACAAACACACCATCCAAGACCACCACTAGCATCCTCAGATCGGACGTCCAAAAGGAGGGAAAAACACTAAAAAGCTACATCGAGATATTCAATAAAGTTGCAATGATTATCGACAATCTCAATGTTGATATGGCAACCGAAGCTTTAAAAGAGCGAACACAATTCACAAAGTTAGTTGATGAAATGATGATCAACAAATCTACAACTTTCATAAACCTGATGGGAATAGCACAAAAATACTTCGAGCTCAACGAAGGGCGAAGAGCtataagagaaaaaaaaagcaaaagcGAAGGAGTCTAAACAGGAGAGATCGAAAGAAAAACAAAGGTCGAAACCCGAGGAGAAAAGCCATCGGCATGAGGAAAGTAGGCGACTCGCCCTACAAAATAGGTACGAAGCAAGACACAATCCCAGAGACAATGAACGAAACTACATACCACTCAACATAAACTGGACAAACATCATGATGTGGATAAAAGAAGAACGTACGAAATGTAAAATGGCCACAAAAGCTAAGAGTCGAGGTACGAGGTACCGACAGATTTTGCAAATTCCATAAAGAGCATGGACACAACACCGACGAACGCCGAGATCTCAAAATGaagatcgaaagaatgatcgaaGCAGGTGAACTCAAAAAGTGTGTCTCTAAAAAGATCGGAAGCAGCAACCAAAGAGAGAAAAGGTATaaagatgaaaaagaaaaggaaaaaaaagacgAAGAGATAATGACGAAAATCATGGGAACAATTCACATGAGCAATGGAGGAGGCCTAAACAGCTCCGCCGCCAGGAAGAAAAAGACACGAAAGGTCATAAGCATTAGAGAATCGCTAAAGCCTCTAGTTATCTTAGGTATCGAAGATTATGAGCATGTCAAAGCCCCCCCATAATGACGCCCTAGTAGTAACCacgataataaaaaaattggaacaTAGGGCTAATCCTAATCGATAAGATCttttaatatggttttaaaCATCAGGGACTCACTGGTATATATGTTGAGTTTCAGAGTTCAAATTAATAATTGGCTGAACCCATATGGAGGTCCCtgtattttacactttttttccAGAGGttcttatactttatttttgtttatattatctctctacttacctatttttgatttttaggtattttttgagtttttttgagtttctctatttataattttttttcctccagtcacacaaaaggattggaaaaaactcaaaaatgacatgaaaaacaaaaaaatggtaAGTAGATGAAACAggtaatacaaaaatgaaatataagacctctgaaaaaaatacaagggtTTGGccttaataatttttgtttttgaacttatttttgttttcatttaaataacaatttgtTCCCTCGACTTGCAAGCAATGGTTAATCAACACATTATTAATATTTGggtcaatttaatttaaaatttgtcattttttttatcaattatcaCACCTGACTCGCGTGTGCATTTCACTTCTATTAATAGTTATTCCATAAGGATCAATTTACctcttttaattataaatcgTGGTCAATGTcatcaaaattaatattttttataaattaactccttcaaattgtcaatttttattaatttaatcaaattaataatttttaaattttaaatataaacaaaatacaACTAAACCgttcaattttttatatataaattaatctaaaatttaataaaaatatattataataaccaatgaaagtaattttatttaatcttgAACTAATTTGTAActgatttttatatataataaaaatattgtttgataaataaataaaaaatagatttttcaTGAACATTatgctaattttaatatttaattttattgtattttagaaaaattattacaaatttttatttgattttagcctaatttatattaataataggTTTGAGGGAtaaatttaactttattaatCTCAATAAAGCCTCTTATAACTATAACAATACTAATTATATAATGATAAAAATTGACaagggaaaaaaattaattttggtgtCAGCTGACCACGCCGCACAAGTTTAAAGGgcaaattgataattaaaagattGTACTTGTTTATTATCAAGGTGAACAACACGCGCCGAGTTAAGTGTGAAAATGAGGCGAATTGAtaataaaaagacaaaattcAGATTACGTTGAccactaaattaaaatttatgctAATGGACCATCGCTTGCAAATTGAGGGTgcaaattgccacttaagtcgatttttttgttaaagattTATGAACTTGTTAACTTTAATTTTTGACTTATAGCAATTTGTCCACTCAATTTGTTAGTAATGGAGAATtagtacataaattaattttatgggcaATCGGTTCTAAAATTGGTGGTATGGTCAATTAATCATGTTGTTGCAAACTAGCTTATAAATTTAGAGGGTAAATTGTTAATTGATGGCGTAATTGGCTAAAAGTTGAGTGGGCAAATTgtaaaaatagaattaatttatcataactaCCAACTGTAATACTGATTtatccataaaattaatttatgtgctaATTACTCActgtttacaagttgagggaGCAAATTACTActtaaatcttaaatttttaagaaTTTGGGGTGCCAAACTAGATTACGAAATAACACGAGGgagcaaattgctacttaaagttttaaatttttaagaatTTGGAGTGCAAAACTAGATTATGAAATAGCTTTACGCacgaattttaaaatcataaaattctgAGGATCTAAGTTAAATTTACACAAACAACATAGAAAGCAGAAAAGGCAAAAAAACTCATCTCCTTCGTAACTTTGCAGGATCAAAATCGAAAGAATTAGGGTTTTACATTTTTCACTCAAAGTATTACTTGGGGTTTTGAAATCACCGATTCAAATCTATAATTGAACTGTAATATCGTTCGATTCAACTGACCGGACCTACATTCCCCTACTTTCGGCCATGTACAGTGGTTCCAGCGACGGCGAGAGCCACGAAAATGCAGCTCAAAGGAAGATCCCGCCTGCTTCTTCTATGTTATGGGTTCGAAATCTCCGCCGGTTCATCGGATCCGGTGCAGGACTCGGATCCGAAGCTCTAATGGGTACGTTCATAAACTTAATGTGAAAATTAAAATGCTGCTGATTCAAGTTAGGGTTTtgagatataatttttttctcatttatttGTAGAGCTAGAGACTAAAAGGATATTGCTCGACATCTTTAAAGAGAAACAACAACAAAGTGCTGAAGCTGGCACAATTCCAAGTTTCTATAAAAAGGCATGTAATTCAactgattttaattagggttaaaggtttaattattttgttctgTTGTTTGTATAATTCTTTTGCAAGTCCTCATTTGTATAATTCTTTATTTAGAAACCTGAAGAAGGATCAATCAGCCACAGAGTTCAAAGGTTGGCAAAATATCGGTTTTTAAAGGTAATGTACTGTCATTTTGCTGGTCTGTTTGTTTTTAATGTCATTTCGGTTGATATTTATTTGCTTGTTGACGTTTTTAGTTCAATTTTGCAGAAGCAATCTGATCTTTTGCTTAATGCTGATGATCTGGATGCAATGTGGGTTTGCTTGAGAGAAAATTGTGTCATCGATGATGCTACTGGCGCAGAAAAGGTTTGCTGAATTTCCTAATAATGCTTAGTGTTCTCAATACAGTTTGCTGGATTCAGTTTATATATGTCATATGTTGGTGGTTTTCAAATGCTAACTTAGTTTCTTTATTATATTACAGATGAATTATGAAGATTTTTGTCATATAGCCTCAGTATGTACAGAACAAATAGGCCCCAAATGTCGAAGATTTTTTAGCCCTTCTAATTTCATGAAGTTTGAGAAAGATGAATCTGGAAGAATTGCCATTTTGCCCTTTTACTTATATGTGATGCGCACAGTGAGTGTCCTTTCCTTTAAAGAATTCTTTCATTTTGCCTAAATGACCAGAACATGTGCTCATACGTAGAAATTGTATATTGATTGAATTTTATATCCTCATGATATTTGCTTACTGTTTGTTGTTTAGGTGTCGCTTACACAAGCCAGAATAGATATGAGTGAACTTGATGAAGATTCAGATGGTTTCCTTCAGGCTCATGTAAGGAATATGTACTTCTTTTGTGTGTTATTCTTGTTTTTCTTACATAGCTGTGTTGTATCTATTTGTCGGAACTCACTCTAGAGTCTAGACATCAAGCGTAAACAGAAATCAATTACTCTAATTGTTTCTTTATCAGGAAATGGAGGCCTATATACGAGGTCTTATTCCCAATTTAGCACAACTACGTGATATGCCTGCACAATTCGTTCAAATGTATTGCCGCATAGCTGCAcacaaatttttctttttttgcgACCCTCATAGACGAGGTACGTATGACTATCTTCGTTTAGAATTTAGAACAACTTAACATTCATAATGCTTTAAATTGCGCATCGGATTACTAACACAAAGAATGTAGTTTGGTATATTCTGATGTCATTTTTGAGCATTTACTATTTGTGATagttaaaactttaaaatagtaaaattttaaaggttttggtTTTGCTTGCAGGGAAGGCCTGCATAAAGAAGGTGCTTCTTAGTAATTGTCTTCAGGAACTAATGGAATTGCACCAGGTAAGTTGTGCTTGACGATATTGGGAGCTAGGCCTCTTTTTTGTTTCCTTCAGCGATTCAGAAATCTTTTACTGGACTCTTTTTTCTCAATCCTTGTCCCATTAATTTGCATCTGTTCAACTTTTGTGGCTGTTCTGATTCTGACAAATGTCCAGCTATTTTGATATCGCCTGGTTACTAGGGAAGAACAATAGTGAATGGATATTCTACATCATTCAAATGATTCTGAGACATTGAAGTGGTTCAATTTGAAGCTGATTTTTTAAACCTTTCCTTGCACCAGGAAAGTGAAGAAGAAGTCACCGACAATGAACAAGCTGAGAATTGGTTTTCTATGACGTCCGCACAACGAATACTTGGTGAGTTGCAAACTGTCTTCTGTTTCTATATTTGAAAGTTCTAAGCTAATGTCTGTATGTCGAGCTGTATGATGCTGGTTTATAAAACTTTCTATCATCTCTCTCCATCTCTCTCATGCATTCCTTTCCTAACTTGAATCAATATTCACTGTTGATACTTTTTTAATCAGCTTCTTAACCTTGTCATGTGGAAATTAAGAAGGGTATGCAACAGTTTAGAAAAGTAATTGAAAGGGGTGTGCAGTTATCTGTTGTCTTAAGTTGAGTAAGCAAAGTAGAAGTAGGTAATGATGTTAAATGTAACATCTCTTCCCCACACTCATCCTATTTTTTAAGGTCTTAGTCAAAGGGAAAAGGGAGGTGGATAGAGGTTTTCCTTGACTCCTTATTTATGAAGTTTATTGTCTGTTGTATTCTTTTAGTGAAAAATTTCTAACTAATGGACTGATTTTGATGCTTTGACCTTCCAGTGGATATTGCAATTTGGTATAAAAGCAAAATTTTAGCATAAATAACCCtatatttatattgatttttattagCTTCTTTTTTCTGTAGATATGTTTCTTGCCCTTGATAAAGATATGAATGGAACGTTGAGCAAGCAAGAGGTTCGAGAATATGCTGATGGGACACTCACTGAAATTTTTGTTGAAAGAGGTGGGATTTAACATCAATTTTGTTATGCTTATATTATTAGAATCACAGGGCTCGTATTTTCTTGAGTGCAATATCTTATAATACACGTTGATAGCATTAGTAGTTTATTGCAATTTTGCTTCTAATCTAACACTCTCATCTAGCACTGAAAGCTATGTATTTGTTACTGTCTTGACAGTGTTTGATGAACATGTACGTCGTGGAAAAACTGGAGGAGGAAATTCTAGAGAGATGGATTTCGAAAGTTTTTTGGACTTTGTTCTGGCCCTAGAAAACAAGGATACCCCAGAAGGCTTGACATACTTATTTCGTTGTCTTGATCTTAATGGACGGGGCTACCTAACAACAGCTGATATTCACTCACTGTTCAGGTTGGCATTGCTTCGGAAGATTATTTACATGCATGGAAATTTCTTGCTTAGTTCAGGTCTTTATGGACTTGTCTCACAAAAACTTCACTGCCCTTAGATAATGGAGTTTATTCATGTGAGAGTCATCCACCATGAACCTGGGCTAGGCAAAAGTTTCCCTACATGCATTATCTTCAAGTTTTTATCGTTTTTGCTTAGTCATTAACAAATTAATGTAAACTTGCTTAATATTTATTACCCACCTAGTTAATATTACCACGGAAGTAAAGAAGGGGAGCATCTGAAAGCTGAGTGCTACCTGATAAAATCTTCCTAAAGAAAATTCTGTATTTTCCTGCTTGTAGTACTTGAGGAAGTATTGCAAGTCTCAAATCTTCAGAAACAAGAACCTCTTATTAAACAGACACTAATGAAAATACAAGCTAAACTTAACCTCTTATTTATCGGtctctttatattttttgttcttCGCTTAACAGAGACGTACATCACAAATGGATCGAGGGTGGGAACTACGAGCTGTGTATTGAAGATGTTAGGGATGAAATCTGGGATATGGTTAAGCCAGCTGACCCACTTAAGATTTCACTGTCTGATCTGCTGGCTTGTAAACAAGGTGGGACGGTTGCGAGTATGGTTATTGATGTTCGTGGTTTCTGGGCCCATGATAATCGAGAAAACCTTCTTCAAGAAGAGGAAGAACCAGAAGAAGAATGACAGT is a window of Mercurialis annua linkage group LG2, ddMerAnnu1.2, whole genome shotgun sequence DNA encoding:
- the LOC126669815 gene encoding probable serine/threonine-protein phosphatase 2A regulatory subunit B'' subunit TON2, whose translation is MYSGSSDGESHENAAQRKIPPASSMLWVRNLRRFIGSGAGLGSEALMELETKRILLDIFKEKQQQSAEAGTIPSFYKKKPEEGSISHRVQRLAKYRFLKKQSDLLLNADDLDAMWVCLRENCVIDDATGAEKMNYEDFCHIASVCTEQIGPKCRRFFSPSNFMKFEKDESGRIAILPFYLYVMRTVSLTQARIDMSELDEDSDGFLQAHEMEAYIRGLIPNLAQLRDMPAQFVQMYCRIAAHKFFFFCDPHRRGKACIKKVLLSNCLQELMELHQESEEEVTDNEQAENWFSMTSAQRILDMFLALDKDMNGTLSKQEVREYADGTLTEIFVERVFDEHVRRGKTGGGNSREMDFESFLDFVLALENKDTPEGLTYLFRCLDLNGRGYLTTADIHSLFRDVHHKWIEGGNYELCIEDVRDEIWDMVKPADPLKISLSDLLACKQGGTVASMVIDVRGFWAHDNRENLLQEEEEPEEE